A part of Doryrhamphus excisus isolate RoL2022-K1 chromosome 8, RoL_Dexc_1.0, whole genome shotgun sequence genomic DNA contains:
- the zc3h4 gene encoding zinc finger CCCH domain-containing protein 4 isoform X2 yields MSVAIWWWWSSHVAVVLQLCATLTPQHLSLKCSITAMGSQWPLIRHEEGELEEGELEDDGGDVVMGGDASAAGGGGDGAGEAGGGDGVAGDGGGERPPRSRERHASSETDEERSHRRKRKRKKEREREKRRAKKKRKSKHKRHASSDEDYSDFSDDSDYSPNEKRKYREYSPPYPPTSHGGYGGSKKGGYMKMKMDKQGYGGYDDYEDDNYEGEEEEDMGDEEYDDYTKELNMYRKSKEGGRGGRGGRGRMKNMRGRGGMRGGRRGRGGSRGRGGRGGKMGDDDGDGYGEDMEYDDDYDNMGEDDYDDYQYKKSKDRGRGGRGGRGRGRGKGGRGMIRGKMRSRGRGRGDMGNDDDNNGDMDNGDGGGDVGPGMGKRNQHDKKGKAICKYYIEGRCTWGDHCNFSHDIELPKKKELCKFYITGYCAKADHCPYMHGEFPCKLFHTTGNCVNGDECMFSHDNLNDDTQELLSKMLAEDAEAGAEDEKEVEELKKQGINPLPKPPPGVGLLPTPPRPVPVDGNGGAGDFGPAAGDFGGVPVANQVSIVPKAPSEPGSVPGPVPCMGGPPVQNPEAVPYQGAPMNPNGPPQHMGPPPAGGGGGKKIPSLFEIKVQPTGQLAQKLAVSQTPSSNQAATPAPGAPPTCFPTPQGMMSPDMQNIGPGMNQGPPMMGGFASGDCPPHGGAIPPQGGGNYFNTFFNQQEGMKMEGAVEEGGKFSNQEDAANGANQGGISVSDLLPPAQRVLFMRIQQKQQEEEDRARRMADGGTEKSRDAEADSGNWYSSEDEDGGGSVTSILKTLRQQTQASQKSDAPSDPRLQKASPANPPARPADPRLARDPRLARAAESSQSSDSTHLASPPSSSGPPADPRLARLAAASAGSAHLPAVSKPEAPLVYKPPPLTAPAEEEETERVLRDKPVPIPLDPLMGMALRDPRSQLQQFSHIKKDIVLHMPAFSKAITWSPEDLLPLPVPKQDLLPLPPGIPPVPPLDPRLSRTQQQLHSQSPPRVPPPSSEPPAPSSSSSLPDFELLSRILKTVNSSPSQSSSPPLPPSPMALLGQTPPAPPVPTEKPVDPRMVRKAPADPRLQPQKSALKQPSEPAPPAPVTSAVSTTGSPPQTIAPYDPRLLSSGGAGRSGAPGPPGGASVLSSISLYDPRTNKPGSPGTAAGPNNSPNSASTESRLGDSTTSKPKSKEPLFVRKSALDQPEPEKSGEQGTDRYNSYNRPRPKPAPSPNSTGQGGPASTGGQGAPGSPADQAGVHNLPVPSLFGVVKQASKTSGTGSPFGGNSPAQSEQTTPEQDNGSLKDVFKGFDPTASPFCQ; encoded by the exons ATGTCAGTTGCAATCTGGTGGTGGTGGAGCTCACATGTAGCTGTTGTGCTCCAGCTGTGCGCCACACTCACACCACAGCATCTCTCCCTTAAATGCAGCATCACAGCTATGGGTAGCCAGTGGCCCCTCATTAG GCATGAGGAAGGCGAGCTGGAGGAGGGCGAATTGGAGGACGATGGGGGAGATGTGGTGATGGGAGGCGACGCGTCTGCCGCAGGAGGAGGTGGCGACGGGGCCGGTGAAGCTGGTGGAGGAGATGGAGTGGCAGGAGACGGAGGTGGAGAGCGGCCCCCGCGGAGCAGGGAGCGCCACGCCAGCAGCGAGACGGACGAAGAGAGGTCGCACCGTCGCAAGCGCAAGAGGAAGAAGGAGCGTGAGCGTGAGAAGAGGAGGGCCAAGAAGAAACGGAAGTCCAAACACAAA CGTCACGCGTCTTCCGATGAGGACTACTCAGACTTCAGCGATGACTCCGACTACTCTCCCAATGAGAAGAGAAAGTACAGAGAGTACAGCCCCCCCTACCCGCCTACC TCTCACGGGGGCTATGGTGGCTCAAAGAAGGGTGGCtacatgaagatgaagatggacAAGCAGGGCTACGGTGGCTACGATGACTATGAAGACGACAACTatgaaggagaggaggaggaggacatggGGGATGAAGAATACGACGACTATACCAAGGAGCTCAACATGTACCGCAAATCCAAGGAGGGCGGCCGGGGTGGACGAG GGGGCAGAGGCCGTATGAAGAACATGAGAGGCCGTGGCGGAATGAGGGGCGGTcggcgaggaagaggagggagcaGAGGCAGAGGAGGACGCGGTGGAAAGATGGGAGACGACGATGGAGATGGTTATGGTGAGGACATGGAG TATGACGACGACTATGACAACATGGGGGAGGATGACTATGATGACTATCAGTACAAGAAGTCCAAAGACAGAGGAAGAG GTGGCAGAGGTGGTCGAGGGAGAGGCAGAGGGAAAGGAGGACGCGGCATGATCAGAGGCAAAATGAGGAGCAGAGGGCGAGGACGGGGTGACATGGGCAATGATGATGACAACAATGGAGACATGGACAACGGG gATGGAGGAGGGGATGTTGGACCAGGAATGGGGAAGAGGAATCAGCATGATAAGAAAGGAAAAGCCATCTGCAAGTACTACATTGAAGGCAGATGCACCTGG GGGGACCATTGCAACTTCAGCCATGACATTGAATTGCCCAAGAAGAAGGAGTTGTGCAAGTTTTACATCACGGGATACTGCGCTAAAGCAGACCACTGCCCGTACATGCATG GTGAATTTCCCTGCAAGCTCTTCCACACCACAGGAAACTGTGTCAATGGTGAtgagtgcatgttctcccatgacAACCTCAACGACGACACCCAGGAGCTGCTCAGCAAG ATGTTAGCAGAGGATGCAGAGGCTGGAGCAGAGGATGAGAAGGAAGTGGAGGAGCTGAAGAAGCAGGGCATCAACCCTCTCCCCAAACCCCCACCCGGTGTCGGCCTCCTCCCCACCCCTCCTCGCCCTGTGCCTGTAGACGGGAATGGCGGGGCAGGAGATTTTGGCCCCGCGGCCGGCGACTTTGGGGGCGTTCCCGTCGCCAACCAGGTGTCCATTGTCCCCAAGGCTCCCTCTGAGCCCGGGTCAGTTCCTGGTCCTGTCCCCTGCATGGGTGGTCCTCCTGTGCAAAACCCTGAAGCAGTTCCTTACCAAGGAGCACCCATGAACCCCAACGGGCCCCCGCAACACATGGGCCCCCCTCCTGCTGGTGGTGGCGGTGGAAAGAAGATCCCATCCCTGTTTGAGATCAAAGTGCAGCCGACAGGACAGCTCGCTCAGAAACTGGCTGTTAG CCAGACACCCAGTAGCAACCAGGCAGCGACCCCCGCACCTGGGGCCCCCCCGACCTGCTTCCCCACCCCGCAAGGCATGATGTCCCCTGACATGCAGAACATAGGCCCGGGGATGAACCAGGGTCCACCTATGATGGGGGGATTTGCGTCCGGGGATTGCCCTCCACATGGGGGTGCTATTCCTCCTCAGGGTGGAGGGAACTACTTCAACACTTTCTTCAATCAGCAGGAGGGAATGAAGATGGAAGGAGCTGTGGAAGAAG GAGGCAAATTTAGCAACCAAGAGGATGCTGCCAATGGAGCCAATCAAGGAGGAATATCTGTCTCTGACCTCCTCCCCCCAGCACAACGTGTCCTCTTCATGAGAATCCAGCagaagcagcaggaggaggaggatcgtGCCCGCCGCATGGCCGATGGAGGCACGGAGAAGAGCAGAGATGCTGAAG CAGACTCAGGGAACTGGTACTCAAGCGAGGACGAGGATGGTGGCGGCAGCGTGACGTCAATCCTGAAGACCCTCCGACAGCAGACCCAGGCTTCTCAAAAGTCGGACGCTCCAAGCGACCCCCGTCTCCAGAAGGCGTCTCCTGCCAATCCTCCGGCTCGACCCGCTGACCCCCGCTTGGCTCGCGACCCTCGTCTGGCCCGTGCTGCCGAGTCATCTCAGAGCTCTGACTCCACCCACCTTGCGTCCCCTCCTTCTTCGTCAGGGCCACCTGCAGATCCTCGCTTAGCTCGTTTGGCAGCCGCCTCAGCAGGCTCTGCCCACCTACCTGCCGTCTCCAAACCAGAAGCCCCTCTGGTCTACAAACCTCCGCCTCTTACAGCTccagcagaggaggaggagactgaGCGAGTCCTTCGGGACAAGCCTGTGCCGATTCCTTTGGACCCACTCATGGGCATGGCTCTCAGAGATCCTCGCTCACAGCTGCAGCAGTTCAGCCACATCAAGAAGGACATTGTTCTCCACATGCCGGCTTTCTCCAAAGCCATCACCTGGTCGCCTGAGGACCTCCTACCCTTACCCGTCCCCAAACAGGACCTTCTACCACTTCCACCAGGCattcctccagtgcccccccTTGACCCACGTCTGTCCCGCACCCAGCAGCAACTCCACTCACAGTCTCCCCCCAGAGTACCCCCTCCTTCCTCGGAACCCCCGGCCCCCTCGTCATCATCCTCCCTCCCAGACTTTGAGCTTTTGTCTCGTATCCTGAAGACTGTCAACTCCAGCCCCTCCCAGTCCTCCTCACCGCCTCTCCCCCCTTCCCCCATGGCACTGCTGGGACAAACTCCCCCTGCTCCCCCTGTACCCACAGAGAAGCCAGTTGATCCTCGCATGGTGCGCAAAGCCCCTGCAGACCCCCGCCTCCAGCCCCAGAAGTCCGCCCTCAAGCAGCCGTCTGAACCTGCCCCCCCTGCTCCTGTCACCTCTGCAGTGTCCACAACTGGCTCCCCGCCGCAGACCATTGCCCCATACGACCCGCGGCTCCTCTCCTCTGGAGGAGCAGGGCGCAGTGGTGCGCCGGGGCCACCAGGGGGAGCCAGTGTACTGAGCAGCATCAGTCTGTATGACCCAAGGACTAACAAACCAGGGAGCCCTGGTACCGCAGCTGGCCCCAACAACTCCCCCAACTCAGCCAGCACCGAGTCCCGACTTGGGGACTCCACGACGAGTAAACCCAAATCCAAGGAGCCTTTGTTTGTTCGGAAATCTGCCTTGGATCAACCTGAGCCCGAGAAGAGCGGAGAGCAAGGCACCGACAGGTACAACAGCTACAACAGACCCCGGCCCAAACCAGCGCCCTCGCCCAACTCCACTGGCCAGGGAGGACCCGCCAGCACTGGGGGTCAAGGTGCTCCCGGATCCCCTGCAGACCAAGCCGGCGTCCACAACCTCCCAGTGCCCTCTCTGTTTGGCGTCGTGAAGCAGGCCAGCAAGACCAGCGGAACGGGCAGCCCATTTGGAGGGAATAGCCCGGCCCAGTCGGAGCAGACCACCCCAGAGCAGGACAATGGCTCATTGAAGGATGTTTTCAAGGGCTTCGACCCCACGGCCTCTCCCTTCTGTCAGTGA